Proteins encoded within one genomic window of Halogeometricum sp. S1BR25-6:
- a CDS encoding acyl-CoA synthetase, with translation MQTRVPAEKLPDSGTGPELIHAVPEAHYPETVNVVSELVDRHVEDGHGGDPAIRFTGYDDNPDISFEKGAISYADLQTRVNRFGNALSDIGVEPGSRVVVRFPNRPEAIVACLAAQKIGAVALPSMKLLRAAELKKIVNDAGATHCVVYDDLFEEVEKALPELETLEEVVVADRGAGVEHDHHDYDDLLEGADDELDAYETERDDLALMLYTSGTTGEPKGAIHTHRQVLATADTYARYCLEPSREDVFGGNPPLPFAYGYGDLVTFPLRFGATTSLVEDATPADLLQAVEDHGITVLCTVPTAFNQILSAHPNAAEEYDLSSLRAGMSAGEPLAPSTFDEFKEEFGVTILDGIGTTEMLHIFISHRYTDDIDPSATGFPVPGYECKVIDPDTEEELPRGEAGLLAVRGPTGISYWGRQDKQEEAVVDGWSLPGDIYVHRTDGRLEYKSRHDDLIISSGYNIPGPEVENVLQELEAVSEVAVIGAPDEERGQIVKAYVVLEAGHEPSDDLVEQFQTHVKNTLAPYKYPRAVEFVENLPRTETGKIQRIKLREREQN, from the coding sequence ATGCAAACACGCGTCCCAGCGGAGAAGCTTCCAGACTCGGGTACGGGGCCGGAACTGATCCACGCGGTTCCCGAAGCGCACTACCCCGAGACGGTGAACGTCGTCAGCGAACTGGTCGACAGGCACGTCGAAGACGGGCACGGGGGCGACCCGGCCATCCGGTTCACCGGATACGACGACAATCCCGACATCAGCTTCGAGAAGGGTGCGATTTCGTACGCGGACCTGCAGACGCGGGTGAACCGGTTCGGAAACGCACTCTCCGACATCGGCGTCGAACCCGGGAGTCGGGTCGTCGTCCGCTTCCCGAACCGACCAGAGGCCATCGTCGCCTGTCTAGCCGCACAGAAGATAGGCGCCGTCGCGCTCCCGTCGATGAAGCTCCTCCGGGCGGCCGAACTGAAGAAAATCGTCAACGACGCCGGCGCGACCCACTGCGTAGTCTACGACGACCTGTTCGAGGAAGTGGAGAAGGCGCTGCCCGAGTTGGAGACGCTCGAGGAAGTCGTCGTCGCCGACCGGGGGGCGGGCGTCGAACACGACCACCACGACTACGACGACCTGCTGGAGGGTGCCGACGACGAACTCGACGCCTACGAGACCGAGCGCGACGACCTGGCGCTGATGCTGTACACGAGCGGTACCACGGGCGAACCGAAGGGCGCCATCCACACGCACCGACAAGTGCTCGCGACCGCGGACACGTACGCTCGCTACTGTCTCGAACCCAGCCGCGAGGACGTGTTCGGCGGCAACCCACCGCTCCCGTTCGCGTACGGCTACGGTGACCTCGTCACCTTCCCGCTCCGGTTCGGCGCGACGACGAGCCTCGTCGAGGACGCAACGCCCGCGGACCTCCTGCAGGCGGTCGAAGACCACGGTATCACCGTCCTCTGCACGGTCCCGACGGCGTTCAACCAGATTCTGTCGGCGCACCCGAACGCGGCCGAGGAGTACGACCTCTCGTCGCTCCGCGCGGGCATGAGCGCTGGCGAACCGCTGGCCCCGAGCACGTTCGACGAGTTCAAAGAGGAGTTCGGCGTGACTATCCTCGACGGCATCGGGACGACGGAGATGCTCCACATCTTCATCAGCCACCGATACACCGACGACATCGACCCCTCGGCGACCGGGTTCCCGGTGCCGGGCTACGAGTGCAAGGTTATCGACCCCGACACCGAGGAGGAGTTGCCGCGCGGGGAAGCGGGGCTGTTAGCCGTGCGCGGGCCGACCGGCATCTCCTATTGGGGGCGGCAGGACAAACAGGAGGAGGCCGTCGTCGACGGCTGGAGCCTTCCCGGCGATATCTACGTCCACCGGACGGACGGCCGTCTGGAGTACAAATCGAGGCACGACGACCTCATCATCTCCTCGGGGTACAACATCCCCGGCCCGGAGGTCGAGAACGTCCTCCAAGAACTGGAGGCCGTCTCGGAAGTGGCCGTTATCGGCGCGCCGGACGAAGAACGCGGGCAGATAGTGAAGGCCTACGTCGTCCTCGAAGCGGGCCACGAACCGAGCGACGACCTCGTCGAGCAGTTCCAGACGCACGTGAAGAACACGCTCGCACCCTACAAGTACCCGCGTGCCGTCGAGTTCGTCGAGAACCTCCCGCGCACGGAAACTGGGAAGATACAGCGTATCAAACTCCGCGAACGAGAACAGAACTGA
- a CDS encoding ABC transporter substrate-binding protein, with product MVERRRFRRRSFLKAGGVAGVGLLAGCAGGGSGSDGGSETSEGSGGTDGGTSQSGDGGSGGSSGDSVVIGSLQPLSGSFTPWGNAHRAGLAFAVQEVNDDGGVLGGRQLEIVEADTKSDAGQADSIFRRFVEQENAVATVGPVSSDVGIRTARTAQELEVPMLLHMSGTNKAITSDTTYTFRVGLLPAATTMQAQANLVADAGYSKVGAIIGDYAWGRSVEAGIQEHFDVEVNVQAAPVGASDFKSFIRKYPQDLEMMVATGHPPGSLTIANQLNELDYSPEVITGPSFPPGVIAGALGELAFEGGFTHVHNTDVYSDEFAEVAQRFGEARGEQFDTHSAYGYVSGKMLAQAIENAGSADPTAIADAVRSIEFDTLFANPIQYTENGELKNQVQIYSQLTPEAPSYYPDGKFGFEEQFRTDALPALPADQ from the coding sequence ATGGTTGAACGAAGACGATTCCGACGACGAAGTTTCCTGAAAGCGGGCGGTGTCGCGGGTGTCGGACTCCTCGCGGGGTGTGCGGGTGGCGGGTCGGGTTCCGACGGCGGGTCGGAGACCAGCGAGGGTAGCGGCGGCACCGACGGCGGGACGAGTCAGAGCGGGGACGGCGGCTCCGGCGGAAGCTCGGGCGACTCGGTCGTTATCGGTTCGCTCCAGCCGCTCTCGGGGTCGTTCACTCCGTGGGGGAACGCCCACCGCGCCGGACTGGCGTTCGCCGTCCAAGAAGTGAACGACGACGGCGGCGTTCTCGGCGGCCGACAGCTCGAAATCGTGGAAGCGGACACGAAGAGCGACGCCGGACAGGCCGACTCCATCTTCCGGCGGTTCGTCGAACAGGAGAACGCGGTGGCGACGGTCGGTCCCGTCTCCTCCGACGTGGGCATCCGCACCGCCCGCACCGCACAGGAGCTCGAAGTACCGATGCTGCTGCACATGTCGGGGACGAACAAGGCTATCACGTCCGACACGACGTACACGTTCCGGGTGGGTCTGCTCCCGGCGGCCACGACGATGCAGGCGCAGGCGAACCTCGTCGCCGACGCGGGCTACTCGAAGGTCGGCGCCATCATCGGCGACTACGCGTGGGGTCGGTCCGTCGAGGCGGGGATTCAGGAGCACTTCGATGTGGAGGTGAACGTGCAGGCTGCGCCGGTCGGCGCCAGCGACTTCAAGTCGTTCATCAGAAAGTACCCGCAGGACTTGGAGATGATGGTCGCGACGGGTCATCCGCCGGGCTCTCTCACCATCGCCAATCAGCTGAACGAACTCGACTACTCGCCGGAAGTCATCACCGGTCCGAGCTTTCCCCCGGGCGTCATCGCGGGCGCCCTCGGCGAGTTGGCCTTCGAGGGCGGGTTCACTCACGTCCACAACACGGACGTCTACAGCGACGAATTCGCGGAGGTCGCCCAGCGGTTCGGCGAGGCGCGCGGTGAGCAGTTCGACACACACAGCGCCTACGGCTACGTCTCCGGGAAGATGCTGGCGCAGGCCATCGAGAACGCCGGCTCCGCCGACCCGACGGCCATCGCCGACGCCGTCCGCAGCATCGAGTTCGACACGCTGTTCGCCAACCCTATCCAGTACACGGAGAACGGCGAACTGAAGAACCAGGTACAGATATACAGCCAGCTGACGCCGGAGGCGCCGTCGTACTACCCGGATGGGAAGTTCGGCTTCGAAGAGCAGTTCCGAACCGACGCGCTGCCCGCACTCCCCGCAGACCAGTGA
- a CDS encoding CoA-transferase subunit beta, which yields MVSDDGADGTGGADGYTAREMMVSAAAREIEDGDVAFVGMRLPLIAFQVAVSTHAPNAMSVFESGVVRDDPADGFLHTMCDLPNLDRAVSTTGMLDVMGRLARGDIDVGFLGGAEIDRYGNLNTTRVHAGEREIRLPGSGGACDIACMSDRTVILMAHEPRRFVERVEYVTSPGHGDGGDWREEQSVPGGGPSALVTSKATFGFDGGELYLRTVHPGEDADAVAADFPWDLRTREDVTGDPMGETPEPTDEVLSLVREFDPDGFWTGE from the coding sequence ATGGTCAGTGACGACGGAGCGGACGGGACGGGCGGCGCAGACGGCTACACCGCCCGTGAGATGATGGTGAGCGCGGCCGCCCGCGAAATCGAAGACGGCGACGTGGCGTTCGTCGGGATGCGTCTCCCCCTCATCGCCTTTCAGGTGGCAGTCAGCACCCACGCGCCGAACGCAATGTCGGTGTTCGAGAGCGGCGTCGTCCGCGACGACCCCGCGGACGGCTTCCTGCACACGATGTGCGACCTGCCGAACCTCGACCGAGCCGTCTCGACGACGGGGATGCTCGACGTAATGGGGCGGCTCGCCCGCGGCGACATCGACGTTGGCTTTCTCGGCGGCGCGGAGATAGACCGCTACGGCAACCTCAACACGACGCGCGTACACGCCGGTGAGAGAGAGATTCGCCTGCCGGGCAGCGGCGGCGCCTGCGACATCGCCTGCATGTCCGACCGGACGGTAATTCTCATGGCGCACGAACCGCGCCGGTTCGTCGAACGCGTCGAGTACGTCACCAGTCCCGGCCACGGGGACGGCGGCGACTGGCGCGAGGAACAGTCGGTGCCGGGCGGCGGTCCGTCGGCGCTCGTCACCTCGAAGGCGACGTTCGGGTTCGACGGGGGCGAACTCTACTTACGGACCGTCCACCCCGGCGAGGACGCCGACGCCGTCGCCGCGGACTTCCCGTGGGACCTGCGGACGCGCGAGGACGTGACGGGCGACCCGATGGGCGAGACGCCCGAACCGACCGACGAGGTGCTGTCGCTCGTCCGGGAGTTCGACCCCGACGGGTTCTGGACGGGGGAGTGA
- a CDS encoding CoA transferase subunit A, protein MPADKTTSMAEAISRIEPGSTVAAGLALEHAIPFAAGHELARQGTDDLTLVGPISDVLFDQLVGAGLVSHVRAAWTGNVSAGSGYNFRRAVEAGDLSVENHSNFSVALSLHAAALGVPYLPTRSLLGSDIAEEPQFRIAEDPFEGERVVQVPAIAPDWAFVHVQRAAPTGDAHLWGNTGVTYEAVRAAEHVLVTAEEVVDLEVIKSDPSRTRITREQVDAVVEAPFGAHPSPVAGRYNRDNEYFLKYADATRDADGFDAWADEWVYGVDGREEYREKVERDLSVQEPTAAAEVTYGQ, encoded by the coding sequence ATGCCAGCGGACAAGACGACTAGCATGGCCGAGGCAATCAGCCGAATCGAACCCGGAAGCACCGTCGCGGCGGGGTTGGCGTTGGAACACGCCATCCCGTTCGCGGCCGGTCACGAACTCGCGAGACAGGGGACAGACGATCTGACGCTCGTCGGCCCCATCAGCGACGTGCTGTTCGACCAACTCGTGGGCGCGGGGTTGGTCTCTCACGTTCGGGCGGCGTGGACCGGGAACGTCAGCGCCGGGAGCGGCTACAACTTCCGGCGGGCCGTCGAGGCGGGCGACCTCTCGGTGGAGAACCACTCGAACTTCTCGGTCGCCCTCTCGTTGCACGCGGCGGCACTGGGCGTCCCCTACCTGCCGACCCGGTCGCTCCTCGGCAGCGACATCGCCGAGGAACCGCAGTTCCGAATCGCGGAGGACCCCTTCGAGGGCGAACGCGTCGTACAGGTTCCCGCCATCGCCCCCGACTGGGCGTTCGTCCACGTCCAACGCGCCGCGCCGACCGGTGACGCGCACCTCTGGGGCAACACCGGCGTCACATACGAGGCCGTCCGGGCCGCCGAACACGTCCTCGTCACGGCCGAGGAAGTAGTCGACCTCGAAGTCATCAAGAGCGACCCGAGCAGAACACGAATCACTCGCGAACAGGTCGACGCCGTCGTCGAAGCGCCGTTCGGCGCGCATCCCTCGCCGGTGGCTGGCCGGTACAACCGCGACAACGAGTACTTCCTCAAGTACGCCGACGCGACCCGCGACGCCGACGGGTTCGACGCGTGGGCCGACGAGTGGGTGTACGGCGTCGACGGCCGGGAAGAGTACCGCGAGAAGGTGGAGCGTGACCTCTCCGTGCAGGAACCGACGGCGGCCGCGGAGGTGACCTATGGTCAGTGA